The genomic region ttttgtttttttactatttatatttttattctttttagttTATGTTCAGCACTTGGTCAGTGctcactttttttaaagtgccttataaataaagttagctTTGATTGGCAAATaactcaaactgagcatcagggCATCCGAATGGGGAAGGAAGGTGATTTAAGGGATTTTGAATGCCGTTTGTGCTAGAGTGGCTGGTCTGAGTACTTGACAAACTGCTGAAATACACATAACAATCTCTTGGATATATGCAGAGTGGTCAGAAAAAGCCTACCTTAGCACTATTGCTGACCAAGTCTATCCCTTTATGGATaacgcaccatgtcacaaagctcacatcatctcagaatggtttcTTAGACAATGACTTCAATGTACTCAAATGACCATCCAGCACATGTGGGATATGGTGGATCAGGAGATTTGCATCATACATGTGCAGCCGGCAAACCTGCAGCAACAGTGCGATGCTGTCATGTTAATATGgtccaaaatctctgaggaatgtttccagcaccttattCTATCTATGTCTATGCCATAAAGAACTAAagcaaggttaaaaaaaaaaaaaaaaaaaaaaaagagatcaacccagtactagcaaggtgtacctaataaagtgtcctgtgagtgtaaatatttaatatattaccCCTTTGATTTTTTTACGGTAATATTTTTGCAAAATTATGAGCTGATAGTTGAACTTCTGGTTTATAGACACACATGATGGTgtcatttattttctcttctaACTCTTAGCAAGAAAACAAGTAAGAGCTTCTCCTAAAATGTCAGACTGACTGCCTCATTCAAACTCCTGCAGCTTGTACACGTGACTCACCGGTCAGGTGGTGCTGGGGGCCGACGCACTGAGCAGCTTGTCCTTGCTCAGGACTAGCATGGACCTGGCACTGCAGACCGCTTATCACACAACAGCGGGCCACAGCATACACACCTTTACCTGCTGGACCATTATGGGCAATACACTCCATGTGTCCGCTGTTCATCTGTAAACACAGGGGTGAGGGTTTGTCCGTAGACTTATAGACTTTAGAGTGAAGTTATTGTTGATATTATGGCTGATGTAACTGAACTAACAGTGATGGTTTCCCCCACACGGACGCCTTCAGGAGCATAACTGCTGCAGCCCATCATTTCCTCCCCTTGACGACAGCGGCTGATGACCCTGTCGGTGCTCGCGACTCCTGACCTCTCTGACCACACTGACCGACACAGTAGCTCCCCATCTGCTTGTAGAAATAGGAACGCATATGTGAACCACATATAGATACTATAAGTCTGTGTGTGATAAAGGAATGTGAGTCACTAACTTGGTGACGTTTTAATAACCGGAGGCATGGCTGCTACCAGGTTTGGCGTAGTGAGCCGATGGCTTTCGGACAGAGATAGGAAGTCGATAGTGTTGCTGATGGAGTAATGCAACATCATATGGAGGACGTGCACTGGTGATGCAATCTGACTGGACGACAGGATCACTGCTACGACACCtacacagataaaaacaaattatgaaGTAATTGTGCTGTGACAAATGGTAACGATACTGATGTGCAAAAATGATTTATGCACAACCTTTCTTATGCAACCTTAGTGAAGATATCTCTATTTAAAGCAAGCTGTACACATCTGTACACTGCATACTTGTATGCTAACTAGTGAAAGTCTTCTGAGTGATCATTAGAGAGAAAACCTTGATTTGTCAGCGCAAGTGAAATATTTGTGGATGCACAAGTCAGTActtttaaagttgttttcagAAATCTCATGCATAAATTTATCTGCAGGCTTAATGCCTCTGAAAATCATTGCGGGATTATCAAATATAAGATGTATTACAACATGCAACCAATCCCAGGTGTGGAGACACTGCTACAGCTGCTTTCCCTGCAATGATCTATAATATGCAATTATATTTTTTCTAGTgtttatgtgattttttttgtaaggATCATTGAGTCTGTAATAAAAGAATGATTGATATACCAACAGCATACACAGATTGCTTttgcgtgcgcgcgtgtgtgtgtttgcgtaccTGCAGCGTGTGCAGCAGCCTGTGAGGTTCCACTGCGGGAGGTGAAGCAAGTGCTGCAGTCACTACTGGCACTAATGATGTCGTCGCCGGGTGCAAACAAATCAACGCAGCGGCCGAAGTTGGTACCACCTGCTCCCTGTGACATGAGCTGGTCCATTGAGTTAACTGCCCCCACTGTGATgacctatacacacacacacacacacacatgaaaggAGGTAAAGGTGAGGGTCGCGTGTAGGTGGGCCAGAATGTGATTGCATTTTCAGTGTTAAATTACCTCAGGCTCTGAAGCAGGTGAGTAGAGACAGGCATCATCTCTGTAGTTGCCTGCTGCGGCGATGACCACAGCGCTGTTAGCCACCATGTCTCGACAGGCTGTGTTTAATGAACGGCTGAGGCCACCGGCAAAAGGAAGCAACACGACTACTGCATCCACTGGGCGGGCCAGTAAAGTGGCTCGAATGTATTCCATTCCTGACAGAAAGGGGAAAGGGACAATCTAAAACCTCATACACTCAAGAAAAATTGGAAGTTTTACACTGTGGTcatcttccttttctctttcaatACAGTTAATGAAATGAAAGTGTGTTCTAAAAGTCTTTAAAACCAGACTAAGAGTTTATAGCTGCATGGTTAGGGATCATTGGTCTCCTAGGGATTCATACTACccataattatttatattttaacacaagCAGTCTGACCTGAACTTCTCAGGttttagaagaagaagagaaaagtctGGTTCTTCTGTCTGGTGAACAGAGACTGAAGAACTGCTGCAGTTGgggtctttttttaattttatttttttctacaaaTATGGGCGTTTTTTTCTACCTGCAGCTTTAAATCAAAGTTGCTGTAAGAGTGAAACATGGCGCTCATAATGTAGATTAGAATTCTGTACACTGTAGATGATGGTTGCACTACCTGTGCCCACAAAGAACCAGTCAACAGccaaaatattaaacatatgaCCCACTCATGTTCTTGCAATAACTCAGTTATGACACTCCCCATGTAGGGAAAGGGCCAGAGTCATAGTCAGAAGATGTCCTTTGGAAGACAATGTTttgataaaactgaaatatttttcatGCCATCCACAAGCTGTGTCACCATGACCCAAGAGAAAGAAACTCAAGAGTTTTTGCTTGGCTCTGGTAGTCTTTAGTACAAAGTACAGTTCAACAGTTTCTGTCTTACCTGCCAGAGCTCCTGAGACGGTCCCTTTACCCTGACAGTTGAGCACACGCACTAGGTTAACAGCAGCCCCTCGAGCAACACCTGAATCTGATCCACTCACAATACCTGCCACGTGTGTACCATGACTGTCACACTGACTGGCCTGTAGTGGAACGAGGATTTAGAATGTTATTGAGCTGCAATTGCAAATACATAAGTGCTGTTgaattgaaatgtttcatttgtgcgtgcatgtgtttaACCTGTCTGTGAACTCTGACTCCATCCTCTTCAGGGGCGTTATTGAAGTCTGTGATGAGTACCCGTCCTTCAACCTCTCTGTGAGAACTCTGCACACTGCCATCCATCAGATACACCTGCGTCCTCCCTCCATCATCTGCAGAGGACAGATGGTGAATTTGACATGTAATTAGAAAATGCAATTTCTGAGGGGAG from Astatotilapia calliptera chromosome 23, fAstCal1.2, whole genome shotgun sequence harbors:
- the pcsk9 gene encoding proprotein convertase subtilisin/kexin type 9 isoform X3, whose protein sequence is MRCTSAWIGWALCLCASLAVRAQDYTEDDGMILDLVGEDRTDPETGTDPAAEFIRCNKVAWRIPGQYIVVLRQGTHESQLQRTIRRLRSKAARRGYLVEILQTYSGALRGFLVKLSSDVLHLVAKLPHVHYIEEDSSIFAQSAPWNLQRLLHPYGGFSENGTYRPPNDGGRTQVYLMDGSVQSSHREVEGRVLITDFNNAPEEDGVRVHRQASQCDSHGTHVAGIVSGSDSGVARGAAVNLVRVLNCQGKGTVSGALAGMEYIRATLLARPVDAVVVLLPFAGGLSRSLNTACRDMVANSAVVIAAAGNYRDDACLYSPASEPEVITVGAVNSMDQLMSQGAGGTNFGRCVDLFAPGDDIISASSDCSTCFTSRSGTSQAAAHAAGVVAVILSSSQIASPVHVLHMMLHYSISNTIDFLSLSESHRLTTPNLVAAMPPVIKTSPTDGELLCRSVWSERSGVASTDRVISRCRQGEEMMGCSSYAPEGVRVGETITMNSGHMECIAHNGPAGKGVYAVARCCVISGLQCQVHASPEQGQAAQCVGPQHHLTGLPAAHV
- the pcsk9 gene encoding proprotein convertase subtilisin/kexin type 9 isoform X1 → MRCTSAWIGWALCLCASLAVRAQDYTEDDGMILDLVGEDRTDPETGTDPAAEFIRCNKVAWRIPGQYIVVLRQGTHESQLQRTIRRLRSKAARRGYLVEILQTYSGALRGFLVKLSSDVLHLVAKLPHVHYIEEDSSIFAQSAPWNLQRLLHPYGGFSENGTYRPPNDGGRTQVYLMDGSVQSSHREVEGRVLITDFNNAPEEDGVRVHRQASQCDSHGTHVAGIVSGSDSGVARGAAVNLVRVLNCQGKGTVSGALAGMEYIRATLLARPVDAVVVLLPFAGGLSRSLNTACRDMVANSAVVIAAAGNYRDDACLYSPASEPEVITVGAVNSMDQLMSQGAGGTNFGRCVDLFAPGDDIISASSDCSTCFTSRSGTSQAAAHAAGVVAVILSSSQIASPVHVLHMMLHYSISNTIDFLSLSESHRLTTPNLVAAMPPVIKTSPTDGELLCRSVWSERSGVASTDRVISRCRQGEEMMGCSSYAPEGVRVGETITMNSGHMECIAHNGPAGKGVYAVARCCVISGLQCQVHASPEQGQAAQCVGPQHHLTGCTSMSTAEISSDSHPRHSQGKRCTVKEGVTSHAICCHAPSLECNLLENISADKDQVEVSCPSGWTLTDCSFVSRGSAILGPVAKGNSCHVYGVTGVDGAAGAAVCCRVAPPEQQAATPH
- the pcsk9 gene encoding proprotein convertase subtilisin/kexin type 9 isoform X2 — protein: MRCTSAWIGWALCLCASLAVRAQDYTEDDGMILDLVGEDRTDPETGTDPAAEFIRCNKVAWRIPGQYIVVLRQGTHESQLQRTIRRLRSKAARRGYLVEILQTYSGALRGFLVKLSSDVLHLVAKLPHVHYIEEDSSIFAQSAPWNLQRLLHPYGGFSENGTYRPPNDGGRTQVYLMDGSVQSSHREVEGRVLITDFNNAPEEDGVRVHRQASQCDSHGTHVAGIVSGSDSGVARGAAVNLVRVLNCQGKGTVSGALAGMEYIRATLLARPVDAVVVLLPFAGGLSRSLNTACRDMVANSAVVIAAAGNYRDDACLYSPASEPEVITVGAVNSMDQLMSQGAGGTNFGRCVDLFAPGDDIISASSDCSTCFTSRSGTSQAAAHAAGVVAVILSSSQIASPVHVLHMMLHYSISNTIDFLSLSESHRLTTPNLVAAMPPVIKTSPNGELLCRSVWSERSGVASTDRVISRCRQGEEMMGCSSYAPEGVRVGETITMNSGHMECIAHNGPAGKGVYAVARCCVISGLQCQVHASPEQGQAAQCVGPQHHLTGCTSMSTAEISSDSHPRHSQGKRCTVKEGVTSHAICCHAPSLECNLLENISADKDQVEVSCPSGWTLTDCSFVSRGSAILGPVAKGNSCHVYGVTGVDGAAGAAVCCRVAPPEQQAATPH